The genomic stretch CCAGATAATCATCAGCCAGTCTGGTAAAGGCATCTTTTTTGTCAGAAATATCTCCATAGGCAGAGATGATAATAATTGGGGTACTTTTATCAAAAGAACGAATAGTCTGACACACATCCAGCCCATTTATTTTGGGAACATTGATATCCAAGAGATACAAATCGTAGGAATTATTTTTAATCTGGCGAAGAAAGGTTTCTCCGTCATAAATTTTGTCGCAGGTAAAATTATTGGATTCTAAAAACCGGCAAAGTTCTGCAGAAAGAATGAGATCATCTTCTAATAAAAGAATATTCATCAAAAATTATTTTACACGAATTTAACGAAAATTTTTATGATGATTACTGATTGGTAGTAAAAGTTGAGAAAGAATGAAAAACTATTCTGATTCTCCGCAAACACACCTAATATTTTTAGTATATTAGCGCTCAAAAAGCAGGGATTATGAACATATTCAGTTTTACGGCTCATTTCGGTTCGGAGGAAGATTGTCGTTTGCATTTCAAGGAGCAGCGTGATAAGGAAGGGGTTGTCTGCAAGCGATGCGGGGGCACTTCCCATTATTGGTTACAGGGTAAATGGAGTTATGAATGCAAAGGTTGCCGTTTCCGCACCTCGTTGCGCAGCGGTACGATCATGGAGAGCTCCAAGCTGCCGTTTCTGGTGTGGTACAAAACGATGTTCCTGATGAGTTGCACAAAAAAGGGATTCTCCACCAACGAACTCCAGAAGCAATTAGGATTGAAGCGTTACGAACCGGTATGGGCGATGGTACACAAACTCCGCAGGGCGATGGGCAACCGGGATGCAAGGTATACACTGGAAGGGATGATAGAACTGGATGAGGGTTACTTTTCGGTGGCCAGTAAGGAAATCGAGCGAGGCAAGGGTACACGTGGCCGGGGAGCCGAGGGAAAGCAGAACGTTGCGGTGATGGCCGAAAGCACCCCGTTGGAAGATATCGAAACGGGCAAAAAGGAGAAGCATGTGCGTTATTTCAAGGCCAGGGTACTGGATAGCCATCAAAGTGAAGGAATCAACGGCGTGGTCAGGGACTGCATGGAGGATGATGCCATCGTATTTTCGGACAAAAGCACTTCTTACGTTGACATCTCCGATCTGGTGGAATTGCACGTCACCGAGAAATCAGACGCCAAAACCACCAAGGAAACACTCAAATGGGTGCATATCGCAATCAGTAATGCAAAACGGACATTGCTGGGCAACTACCATAAAATCAAAAGGAAATACTTACAGTTGTATCTCAACGAGTTTATTTACAAATTAAACAGACGGTATTTTGGAGACAAACTCTTTGACAGACTAGTAATTGCGAATATAACAGGTGCATAAACGGATAATCAGAAAAACTATAAACTTTTTCAACACCAAAATACAAAATCTGATGTATATATTTTAAGTTTCTAAAGAAGGGATTCTTTTGTTATTTTTTTAAACAGCTGTATAACTATTTTACTTGATCAGCCTCATTATTTTTTCTTGATCAGGATTTAATAACAAAAATTAGGGCAAAAAAAATTCCCGAAGAAATTCGGGAGATTCGAGAGCCAACTACGGGACTTGAACCCGTGACCTCTTCCTTACCAAGGAAGCACTCTACCGCTGAGCTAAGTCGGCATTAACTAAAAAAATCACACTAAGTAGCGTGATTTTTATTGAGCGGAAGACGGGGGTCGAACCCGCGACATTCAGCTTGGAAGGCTGACGCTCTACCAACTGAGCTACTTCCGCAATTTTGTTTCCAAAATTATTGGTAAACGCTTTGCAAAACTAAGAATTAATTTTTAATTCTGCAAACTTTTTTTTCTAATATAAAATGTGGGGAGAGCAGGATTCGAACCTACGAAGCCGAAGCAACTGAGTTACAGTCAGTCCCATTTAGCCACTCTGGAATCTCCCCAGATATTTTATATTAAATTGAGCCTCCAGAGGGATTCGAACCCACGACCCCGAGATTACAAATCACGTGCTCTGGCCAACTGAGCTATGGAGGCATTTAATAAATTAGACTGAAAGTGATTGAGAAACTCTACTCTACATATTTCAGTGTTAAAAAAATCAACTTTAATTATTGATTTTTGTGAGCGGAAGACGGGGGTCGAACCCGCGACATTCAGCTTGGAAGGCTGACGCTCTACCAACTGAGCTACTTCCGCAATTTTGTTTCCAAAACTATTGGTAAACGCTGTGCAAAACTAAGAATTAATTTTTAATCTTGCAAACTTTTTTTTAAAAAAATATAAGTGGGGAGAGCAGGATTCGAACCTACGAAGCCGAAGCAACTGAGTTACAGTCAGTCCCATTTAGCCACTCTGGAATCTCCCCAAAAGTTTATATTTTTATGAGCCTCCAGAGGGATTCGAACCCACGACCCCGAGATTACAAATCACGTGCTCTGGCCAACTGAGCTATGGAGGCAAATATAAAAAAGAATTCAAAAGATCGCTGTTCCTTTTTTGCGAGTGCAAATATAGAACGGATTTTTTGAATTCTCAAATTTTTTATAAACTTTTTTTAACTTTTTTTTCTAAGCCATTTCTTTTTTCTTGATTAAGAGCTTTTTAGCAGTATCAACGCAAAGGTCCAAACTTTCTTCAAAACTTGCACTTGTCTTTTTTACTACAATATCATCTCCCGGAACCGCTAAAATAATCTCAGCTGTTTTGTTAGCTTTATCAGCGTTATTTTCTACTTTCAGAAATACTTTACACTCTTGAATTTTATCATAGAATGTATCTAGCTTGCTTACTTTTTTGTCGATGTGTGATTCTAGTGGTTCGTGTGGAGTTAAACCAATTGATTGTACTGTGATCTTCATAATTCTTCTTTTTTTGATGCTCGAGGGTGAGCTTGATTAAACACTTTTTTCAATTGTTCAATATTAGCATTCGTATAGACTTGAGTACTGGCAAGACTGGAATGCCCTAATATTTTTTTTACTTTGGAGATCTCCGCCCCATTATCCAACACATGAGTAGCAAAGCTATGACGAAGGATATGAGGACTTCTTTTTTCCTTTGTTGTTATAAGACTAAGGTACTTATTAACTACCACATAAACAAATTTTTCATTGAGTTTTTTCCCTTTCTTATTGACAAAAAAACAGGATTGATATTCAGTCTGTGGATTTCTTATTTCCAGATAACTTCTAAGAAGTTCAGACAAGTCTTCGGAAATAGGAATAACCCTTTCTTTATTTCCCTTTCCTATTACTTTCAATTCATTTCCTATTATATCAACATTCTCAAATATCAGGCCACAAAGTTCCGCTTTCCTCATCCCCGTCTGATATAGTACTTCTATAATACATTTTTCAAGGATATCATCTACTTGTTCAAAGATTCTGTCATTAAGATCAGCCATTTCGTCCTCAGACATAGGAATCTGCTTTTCTGCATAAAATTTAAGGGAAGATATCCCTTCGACAGGAGAAACCTTAATTTCACCTATTTTCAAAAGAAAAAGATAAAAACTTCTGAGGGATGACAGCTTTCTATTGATACTTCTTTTGGAAATATTGTTTTCACTTAAGTCAACAATAAAGTTTCGAATGATTTTTTTATCAGCTTTAGAAATATCGTCAGAAGATTCTGTTCGGAGATAGAAATGGGAAAAGTCATCAAGGTCTTTTTTATAGCTTGTAATAGTGTGAGGGGAATATCTTTTCTCGAATTGTAAGTATTCTAAAAACTTTTCCAGCATCATGGTATATAAAATAAAAATTCACTCCTCAAATATAAGAATTTAAGAAGTGAATTAATATGTGTTTAAGAAAAATTCTTAAGCCTGCTCTTCCTTGCTAAGTGCTCTTTGCTTGTAAGCAGCTTTCAACTTAGATTGTCTCAAAGTTACAGAAGGCTTGATAAATGCTTGTCTAGCTCTTAATTGACGAACTGTACCTGTTTTATCAAATTTTCTTTTGTATTTTTTTAAAGCTCTGTCGATGGATTCACCATCTTTAACTGGAATTATTAACATATTTTACATCTCATTTTGGATTGCAAAACTATACATTTTTTATTAAAGTACAAAATATATTGCAACAAACAATTTTTCCTTATTCCTTTTTTATTCAAAAAACCTAGTATTAAAAGGCTTTATCCTGAAAATAAATTTTATCCACAATCATCACACATTCTTTAAGACACTTCTAAAAATCCCTCTGTATAATTGAATCAGAAACCCAATACACATTTAATATGACTTACCTGTATAAACAAACCTATCATCAAAAATAGCCGACATGAATGAAATGTGAACAAAAAGCACTATCTTTGCAGTCACTATATTTATGGGGTTGACTGGTTTCGACAGCAAGACCAATGGATAAGTAAGCATGCAGAGAACCGTAGCGCGATCTCTATAATCCCTTGCTACAAAATTTTAACTGGCAACGAAGAGTTCGCTCTTGCAGCTTAATATCGAAGTATAGTAGATCAAGCGTTTTCCCGAAGATTTTAGTAAGGAAGCAAGATATTCCACAAATGCTCTGTTCTGCGGCGTTTGATTCTGGGATATAGGAATGCAGAAATAAGGTTTCAGAAGCTTCGGCTGAAATTCGAAAAACTCAGAAGATAAGCTGGAAGTTGGGTGTCTATCCTCTGCCTTCAGTCGAAAACCAATGGTAGAATAAGCATGTAGAAAGCTTATGTATTGCTTGTTTGGACGAGGGTTCGAATCCCTCCAACTCCACAGAAATACAAAAACCACTGAGAAATCAGTGGTTTTTCTTTTTAAAGTTAAAGCGTTCCTATATTATATATTATTATGACTAACTATTCTTTTTAAACCATTCAGCATAATCCTCCACTGCTTTCTGAAGAAAAAGTCTCACATCCTCATCTTTTAAATTCCCATTTTCATCCCATACTTTATCAATATGGGGAAGATAAACCTCAGGCTGTTGCATAACAGGAATATTAAGAAAGACAAAACTCTGCCTCAAATGATGATTAGCCCCAAAAGCAGATAAATTTCCGGGAGAATTACTGAATATCGCACCTGGCTTTCCGTCCCAAACGCTCTTACCTGCTGGTCTTGAACCAATATCTATTGCATTTTTCAGTACAGCAGGGACCGATCTGTTGTGTTCCGGAGTAATAAAAATAATTCCAGCTATTTTTTTTATTTCTTCTCTGAATTTCACATAAGACTCCGGTACATCATTAAAATCGTCAAAATCCTGATTATATATCGGTAAGTTGTCAATTGAAATAATTTTAAATTCTAAGCCCTTAGGAGCCATTGAAAGCAATGCTCTTGCTATTTTTTTAGAGTAGGACTCTTTCCGCAAACTTCCTGCAATAAGTCCAATAATTGTATTCATAATGATAATATTTAGGTGATTGATATTATTCAAACAGCAAAAACAATGCGAAACAGTTCGTATTTTGAGGGATCCAAAAACAAAAGCTCCGTAATGGAGCCTTTAGATTATTTCATCCTCTTATAAAATTCATAGAGCAGATCAACATTTCCAGAGCAAAGTATTTGAATTGCTTTTTCAACAATACCTTCCTCCCATTCCCACCATTTCATTTCAAGAAGTAATTCTATATGATAATCACTGAATCTTTTTTTGATGGGTTTCGCAGGATTTCCTCCTACAATGGTATAAGGTTCTACATCTTTTGTTACCAATGCACGACTGCCAATGACGGCTCCGTCACCGATTTTAACCCCAGCCATTATCATAGCCTCTGTACCAATCCACACATCATTTCCGACAACAGTATCTCCAGCCAATTCGAAAGCATCCCTGCTGTTTTGGAAACATTCTACTTCTGACATATAATAGAAGGGAAAGCTTGAAATCCAATCATAACGATGTCCTTGATTTCCACACATAATAAAACTGGCACCACTACCAATAGAACAATAAGAACCAATAATCAATTTATCTACATCATTTCTGTCCGGAAGCAAGTACCGGGCACAATCGTCAAAGGAATGTTCATGGTAATATCCGGAGTAATAAGAATATTTACCGGCAATAATATTAGGGTTTTGAATATGGTCTTTTATAATTTTGCCTTTAAAAGGACTTTCAAAGAAATTTTTCATTTTTTAGCTTTTAAATATAACAATAAGAATAAAGGATCAGTTGTAAGCTATCCTTTGAAAAGAATGATTGGTTTATTTAAAAAAAGCTAACGTGTTAATTTCATAACACACAAATATAAGTAAAAAAGCAATGATTTTTCATTCTTTTTTGTTCCGTAAAAGGCAAAATATATCTCTTTTAAGACATTCTATCCAGAAAATAAATTGGTTTATCAGAAAATAAAAATTAATCCTCTATAACACAATCAAATATAAATAGCTGAAAATTAAAACA from Chryseobacterium indologenes encodes the following:
- a CDS encoding tyrosine-type recombinase/integrase, which gives rise to MLEKFLEYLQFEKRYSPHTITSYKKDLDDFSHFYLRTESSDDISKADKKIIRNFIVDLSENNISKRSINRKLSSLRSFYLFLLKIGEIKVSPVEGISSLKFYAEKQIPMSEDEMADLNDRIFEQVDDILEKCIIEVLYQTGMRKAELCGLIFENVDIIGNELKVIGKGNKERVIPISEDLSELLRSYLEIRNPQTEYQSCFFVNKKGKKLNEKFVYVVVNKYLSLITTKEKRSPHILRHSFATHVLDNGAEISKVKKILGHSSLASTQVYTNANIEQLKKVFNQAHPRASKKEEL
- a CDS encoding HPF/RaiA family ribosome-associated protein, with the translated sequence MKITVQSIGLTPHEPLESHIDKKVSKLDTFYDKIQECKVFLKVENNADKANKTAEIILAVPGDDIVVKKTSASFEESLDLCVDTAKKLLIKKKEMA
- the rpsU gene encoding 30S ribosomal protein S21; protein product: MLIIPVKDGESIDRALKKYKRKFDKTGTVRQLRARQAFIKPSVTLRQSKLKAAYKQRALSKEEQA
- a CDS encoding NADPH-dependent FMN reductase; protein product: MNTIIGLIAGSLRKESYSKKIARALLSMAPKGLEFKIISIDNLPIYNQDFDDFNDVPESYVKFREEIKKIAGIIFITPEHNRSVPAVLKNAIDIGSRPAGKSVWDGKPGAIFSNSPGNLSAFGANHHLRQSFVFLNIPVMQQPEVYLPHIDKVWDENGNLKDEDVRLFLQKAVEDYAEWFKKNS
- a CDS encoding IS1595-like element ISBbi1 family transposase, with the protein product MNIFSFTAHFGSEEDCRLHFKEQRDKEGVVCKRCGGTSHYWLQGKWSYECKGCRFRTSLRSGTIMESSKLPFLVWYKTMFLMSCTKKGFSTNELQKQLGLKRYEPVWAMVHKLRRAMGNRDARYTLEGMIELDEGYFSVASKEIERGKGTRGRGAEGKQNVAVMAESTPLEDIETGKKEKHVRYFKARVLDSHQSEGINGVVRDCMEDDAIVFSDKSTSYVDISDLVELHVTEKSDAKTTKETLKWVHIAISNAKRTLLGNYHKIKRKYLQLYLNEFIYKLNRRYFGDKLFDRLVIANITGA
- the catB gene encoding type B chloramphenicol O-acetyltransferase, which encodes MKNFFESPFKGKIIKDHIQNPNIIAGKYSYYSGYYHEHSFDDCARYLLPDRNDVDKLIIGSYCSIGSGASFIMCGNQGHRYDWISSFPFYYMSEVECFQNSRDAFELAGDTVVGNDVWIGTEAMIMAGVKIGDGAVIGSRALVTKDVEPYTIVGGNPAKPIKKRFSDYHIELLLEMKWWEWEEGIVEKAIQILCSGNVDLLYEFYKRMK